The proteins below are encoded in one region of Sideroxydans lithotrophicus ES-1:
- a CDS encoding LapA family protein has protein sequence MRYLIWSLRAALFLLLLGFAMKNDQPVVLRYFFGYEWQTSLVVVLLCFFTLGVAIGLLAMLTTLLRQRREYSAVKRELQLKNKLSEIDDRHPPIQPF, from the coding sequence ATGCGATATCTGATCTGGTCACTGCGCGCTGCCCTGTTCCTTTTGTTGTTGGGCTTTGCGATGAAGAACGACCAACCCGTCGTGCTGCGATATTTCTTCGGCTACGAATGGCAGACGTCCCTTGTTGTCGTGTTGCTATGCTTTTTCACGCTGGGTGTCGCCATCGGCCTGCTGGCCATGCTGACTACTTTGCTCCGTCAGCGCCGGGAATATTCGGCCGTCAAACGCGAGCTGCAATTGAAAAACAAGTTGTCGGAGATCGATGACCGGCATCCGCCAATTCAACCCTTCTGA
- a CDS encoding integration host factor subunit beta, translated as MTRSDLIAKLADRYTQLLGKDAELAVKVILDSMSATLSHGGRIEIRGFGSFALNYRPPRLGRNPKSGDKVQVPAKYVPHFKAGKELRERVDYPSA; from the coding sequence ATGACCCGTTCTGATCTTATCGCCAAGCTTGCGGACCGTTACACACAGCTACTCGGCAAGGATGCCGAGTTGGCTGTGAAGGTGATCTTGGACAGCATGTCGGCGACACTTTCGCACGGCGGGCGTATCGAGATCCGCGGTTTTGGCAGTTTTGCACTGAACTACAGGCCGCCGCGGCTGGGGCGCAATCCCAAGTCCGGCGACAAGGTGCAAGTGCCTGCCAAGTATGTGCCGCACTTCAAGGCTGGTAAGGAGCTGCGCGAGCGGGTGGATTATCCTTCTGCCTGA